The nucleotide window CGATGCGCGCGACCGAACATAACACCAAGGCGCAAACCGCGCTTCGGGTAGCGGACATACTTCCTCCCCTCCTACGCATTTCCAAGCTGTCTCGGAAATTTGGCGCCGCTTCGCGGTGCATTCGCGGCAACGCCACCATTGGCTTCAATGATACCGGACCCGCTGTATCAATTCAACGAGTTCCAAGTCGCGCCATAAGGCGATTCGGCGTTCTCGGGCGTGTTCTTTGATGATTTAATCAGAACTTAGCGATTGCGCCGGCGAGTCGATTACCCGGCCGTCGGTGGGGCCCGCAGAACGTCGCCCGCGGCGTTACGGGTGAAATTGGTTTTCGAGCGACGTCGGCGCATTGTGCTGCGGTCGCATCGGGCAAATCCGCGACCTTCAGTGTGGCGGAATTCGGAGTGAGTAGCGCCAAGTATTCGCTTCAGCTTGTTTCTAAAGAACACGGAAAATGTCGCTCGTCGCTTCAATCCGACTTGTTGCCTTTGAATGCGGCCTCGGTAGAATCCGTTCCGCGGCAGGCGATGGCGATTCGTTCGTGACGTGACATCGCGAATTGATGCGGACGCCACGTGGATTGAATCAGGAATTGTTTAAGATCAGGCGGTGAGCTCCGCGAGACTGAACTGGTCACGTTCTGAGTTCAGATCGGGAAGAACCGCGACAGGTCGTACGGCGGACTCGAATTATGGCGGCAAAATCCAGAAAAACGAAGAAGCCCGGAAAAAAGACCGCGGAAGATGCTGTGCCGGATGAAATTCTTGAAGAAGGTGACGAAGTCGAGACGGCTGCGGAAGAGCCTGAAATTGTTGATGCGCCCGAGGAAGAGGGCGAAGACGCGGCTTCGAAGCGAGGTCGCGCGGTGAAAGAGCCGCCGCCGCCGAAGTACTGGCGTGTCGAAGGCATGTCACCCGAAGGCGTTCGAGTCATTCTTGGTCGTTTTGTCACGCGCGAGGAGGCCGAGCCGGAACTGGTTCGAATCAAGGAAGACGGCTTCTACGACAAGGTTCGGCTCGTTGATTCGACCCCTGGTAAGTAGCTTCACACTCCCCAGTCGTAACCGGCGAATCGGCGACGAGACCTTCCTTGGGATTGTCGATTTGCCTCCACGCCGAACCTCCCGCACCCGATTTGTCGGCGATCGAGTCGATCAATTCATGCCCTCGCCGCGTTGAATGCGGGTTTTTCCTCGACTGGAAATTTTGCCGCACCCCAGGCCCGATCTGGCCGTTTTCTGCGATTTTCGCTGATGTGGGATTACCCGAACGATCCCCCGTTCAGGTTACTCGCGCCGAAATTGCGGGTCGCCGATTGCGTTTTTTGCCTCAGTGGACGGTACGGGTTCGATAATTGACGGATGTCAATTTCCAGCAAATGCTTGATTCAAGTTTCGGTTATCGGTAATAATGTGGGTGAGGGGTAGGTAGGAAAATGAAGGACCTTCCGCAACCTCGTACCCGCGAGGTCCCGAGTTCGTGCAGGATCGTGATAGGAAACCTCTGAATTCTGAGATTCGGTTTCTCCATTCGCGAGCCTGTTCAACCGATTCAAACGGGACTTGGATCGTTGTAAATCCTTCAAGCTGAGGCCGATCGACACGGCTCGTCGACGGTCTTGCCGTTTACACTTTTTTCTGGAGAGTGGGAATGCTCAATCGAGTGGCAGCGTGGTCGTTACTTGCGTGTCTTTGTACCGGCCCATCCATTGCATCGGCGGATTCGGTTTGGGCGGTTGTTGGCGGTGAGACTTCGATTCGTCTGGAGCGACCGGCTCTCGATGAGTATGGAATAGAGGTCTTCTCGATCAACACAGGGTTGAACCTGATGGAGGCCGTCGTCAGTGGCGATTCGCTGACATTCGTCGTCGATCCGTCAGTCAGCATGAATCTGACCGAGACCGCGGGTCAGATCACCTCGGCGCCGGTCGGCGCGATTCGACACGCCGGCGATCTTGTGGTTCGCATCGCGGGGCGGCAGGTTGTTCTCAACCAGGTTCGGCTTTTTGGCAGCGACGTGGACGGAGTGATTGACTTCGTCCTCGCAGGCGGCAGCAAGGAAACGTCGCAGCCGATGCTTCGGTTGGTCGGCGCGAAAGTCGGTTTTGATCATGCCCGCGACATGTTCATGATCGAAGCGTCGGGCTTGGAAATCACATCAAACCTGGCCCAACTGCTCGGCTTGCCGAAGACTGAGGGGCTTTCAATCGGAAGCATCGAGATGGTCGCGCAGTCCTCATGGATTGGCGGCGACGCGGCGGTAGAGCCGATGGATGTCATTGGTGTGCCGACCGGCGGCGAGGGTGATCCTCGCGGCGCGGTGTGCGGCGGTGCGGCCGGTCCCGACGTCATCGTCGGCGAACTCCACGAAATCGCTAACTATTCTGGAGAGCAGGTCGGCGGCGTTGACTACGACGCATTCTCTGTCGGCACCTACTCCTGCAACGTAGGAACAGCCAATCTTCAGTGGATCTCCGGTGACACGGGCGGACTCGGACTGCATCCGGTCATCGGCCAGAATTGCTACCGCTTGTACACGGCTGCCGATGGCTCATCACGCTTCGAACAGATCGGGCAGTCCTGGCTCAAGCACGGCTTCTTTGCGTTGCAGAACGACCTGTGCTGTACATGCGCGGGCGGCGGGGGAGGTAGCGCGCTGGGTGTCGGCTGTGCAGACCCATATACCGCTTCGCGAAATGGCGGCCAGTCGGGCGCCGGGCCGAAATGGCAGGTGAATCCATCGAACGGTCAACACATTCACCCGATCAGCAATCCCCCAGGCTATTCAACCAACACCGGGCGACGACTGCGGATCAAGGTGTCCGACCTCAACGAACCGGGCGCGCTCTACTTTGTCGAGGGTCAGTATGTCTCCAAGGATGACGCGGAATCCGGCAACAAGGACAACAATGGTTCCTACCGTCAGGTAACAATGTCCGGCACCGGCACCAATCGAACCTTCGCTCTCGCCGGTTCGACCCAGCGCGGCGAGGCAGGCCTCCGGGCGTGGAAGGACACTGACAACACCGTCACCGAGACCGATGTCCAGATTCCGAGCGATGGCCTCGTGATTGTCTCCGCACAGGCGACGGCGTTGGGAGGCGGTCTCTTTCATTATGAGTACGCGATTCAGAACCTCAACTCGCATCGCGGCATAAAGGGCGTTTCGATTCCCGTGGGCACGGGCGGAACGGTTTCCAACATCGGATTCCGGGATGTCCCTTACTACGACGGCGACGGTGAAGACGCAGTTACGCGAGACGGAACAGACTGGACCGGGCAATTCTCTGGCGGCATCGTGACATGGACCATGAACGACATCGGTGCAAATTCGAATGCGCTGCTCTGGGGCACCATGTACAACTTCCGATTCGATTGCAACCGCGCTCCCACGACAGGCAACATGACGCTGACGCTGTTCCGATCAGGTTCGCCCGGCAGCGTCACTGCCAGCACCGTCGTCCCCAGTTCGAGCGGCATCATTGACTGCCAGCCGAACGGCATTGGAGATGATATCGACATCGCGGACGGTACCAGCCAGGATTGCAATTTGAACGGTGTGCCGGACGAGTGCGAATCGTTCACCACTTGCAATCTCGCGCTTCAGTCGGTGGCATCGGGATTGAGCCAGCCGGTCGGTGTCTATGCCCCGCCGGGCGACACGTCGCGGCTTTTCATCGTTGAGCAGACCGGTCAGATCAAGATCATGAATCTGCCGTCGCACTCGGTGAATGCGACGCCGTATCTCAATCTGTCGGCGATCGTCAGCTCGAGTGGCGAACGCGGACTGTTGGGGCTGGCCTTCCATCCAAACTGGTCCTCCAACGGCTATTTCTTCGTGAATTACACGAATACCTCCGGCAATACCGTGATCGCTCGGTACCAGGCGACAGGCGGAAATCCCGCTTCGGCGACGGCGAACGCCGCGTCTGCAACGATCCTGAAGACGATCAACCAGGACTTTGCAAATCACAATGGCGGCTGCATTCAGTTCGGGCCGGACGGTATGCTTTATGTTGGCATGGGTGACGGTGGCAGTGCGAACGATCCGAACGGACGCGCGCAGAGCAACTCATCCCTGCTCGGCAAGATGCTCCGCCTCGACGTGAACAATCCCCCGACTTACGTTCCGGGGGACAACCCGGGCTCTCCCAATCTGCCGGAAGTCTGGGCAAAGGGTCTGCGAAACCCCTGGCGATTCAGTTTCGACCGGCTCACCGGCGATCTGTGGATTGCCGACGTCGGCCAGGACGCACGCGAAGAGATCAATTTCACTGCAGCCGGCTCGCCGGGCGGGTTGAACTACGGCTGGCGCTGTATGGAAGGCACGTTGTGCACCGGTCTGTCCGGCTGCACCTGCAATTCGGGACTCGTCCTGCCCATTCGTCAGGAATCGCACGGCGATGGTCAGGGTACCGGCTCGATATCCGGCGGCTACGTTTATCGCGGTTGCGAGATGCCCTGGCTGAGCGGTTCGTACTTCTATGCCGACTATCTCGGCAACTATATCAAGCGGTTCCGATATGTCGGTGGCAGCGTGACCGACCTGCAGACCGTTCAGGCTCCGGGCGGGGCGGTGCAGGGAATCGTGTCGTTCGGCGAGGATGCCAGCGGCGAGATGTATGTGGTCAGCATTCTCGGCTCGATCTACAAAATCGTCTGCGATGTGCCGCCTCCGCTTTGCGGCAACGGCAACATCGATCCCGGCGAACAGTGCGACGACGGCAACAGCGTTCCCGGTGACGGCTGTTTTAACTGTCAGTTCGAGAACAACGATCAGTGCTCCAATGCAATACTGATCGCAGACGGCGTCCACGCCTTCAGCACGGTGGGCGCGACAACCGATGGCGATCCGCATCCTGAGTGCGTCGTCTCGGGTGACGGCGGCCAGACTTTCAACGACATCTGGTTCAAGTATGTATCTCCCTGTTCCGGGACGCTTACGGTTACGACCTGCGAGCAACTCGGAGGCAGCGCGAGCTACGACTCCGATCTCGTGGTATACGACTGGAACGGAAGCGATTGTGCGACACGCACGTTCCTGGCGTGCAACGACGATGATGCTGTCAATGCCTGCGGTTCAGCCGGCGGCGGCTATCACAGCACGATCATTGTGAACGTGGCAGCCGGCCAGAACATTCTGATTCGCGTCGGCGGATGGAACTCCGGTAACTCCGGCACGGGCAATCTGAAGGTGAGCAACTCGTCCTTCCCCTGCGGCGAATGCGGCAACGGCATCATCGAGCCGGGCGAGCAGTGCGATCCGCCAGGTCCGAACTGCACCCAGAGCTGCGAATTCGCCAACGGCGATTGCAATAACAACGGCGTGGACGATGGCGAGGACATTGCAATAGGCAATAGCTTCGACTGCAACGAAAACGGCATCCCGGATGATTGCGAATCGACGACCGGCGAGACAAAGACCTATGTCGGAAGCGGCGCGGGATATCCGGCCGCGATTCCGGACAACAATGCCACCGGCGTTTCCCGCTCGATCACCGTCCCAGACAGTGGAGCGATCACCGATCTCAATGTCGCCCTTCAGATTTCGCATACATGGAATGGTGATTTGATTGTTACGCTCACTCACAACGCCACAACGGTCACGCTCATGAATCGACCGGGCGGAACCGGCAACAATGACAACGGGTACAACATCGTGCTTGACGACGAAGGGACCGGCGGCGCTATTCAG belongs to Phycisphaerae bacterium and includes:
- a CDS encoding PQQ-dependent sugar dehydrogenase — protein: MLNRVAAWSLLACLCTGPSIASADSVWAVVGGETSIRLERPALDEYGIEVFSINTGLNLMEAVVSGDSLTFVVDPSVSMNLTETAGQITSAPVGAIRHAGDLVVRIAGRQVVLNQVRLFGSDVDGVIDFVLAGGSKETSQPMLRLVGAKVGFDHARDMFMIEASGLEITSNLAQLLGLPKTEGLSIGSIEMVAQSSWIGGDAAVEPMDVIGVPTGGEGDPRGAVCGGAAGPDVIVGELHEIANYSGEQVGGVDYDAFSVGTYSCNVGTANLQWISGDTGGLGLHPVIGQNCYRLYTAADGSSRFEQIGQSWLKHGFFALQNDLCCTCAGGGGGSALGVGCADPYTASRNGGQSGAGPKWQVNPSNGQHIHPISNPPGYSTNTGRRLRIKVSDLNEPGALYFVEGQYVSKDDAESGNKDNNGSYRQVTMSGTGTNRTFALAGSTQRGEAGLRAWKDTDNTVTETDVQIPSDGLVIVSAQATALGGGLFHYEYAIQNLNSHRGIKGVSIPVGTGGTVSNIGFRDVPYYDGDGEDAVTRDGTDWTGQFSGGIVTWTMNDIGANSNALLWGTMYNFRFDCNRAPTTGNMTLTLFRSGSPGSVTASTVVPSSSGIIDCQPNGIGDDIDIADGTSQDCNLNGVPDECESFTTCNLALQSVASGLSQPVGVYAPPGDTSRLFIVEQTGQIKIMNLPSHSVNATPYLNLSAIVSSSGERGLLGLAFHPNWSSNGYFFVNYTNTSGNTVIARYQATGGNPASATANAASATILKTINQDFANHNGGCIQFGPDGMLYVGMGDGGSANDPNGRAQSNSSLLGKMLRLDVNNPPTYVPGDNPGSPNLPEVWAKGLRNPWRFSFDRLTGDLWIADVGQDAREEINFTAAGSPGGLNYGWRCMEGTLCTGLSGCTCNSGLVLPIRQESHGDGQGTGSISGGYVYRGCEMPWLSGSYFYADYLGNYIKRFRYVGGSVTDLQTVQAPGGAVQGIVSFGEDASGEMYVVSILGSIYKIVCDVPPPLCGNGNIDPGEQCDDGNSVPGDGCFNCQFENNDQCSNAILIADGVHAFSTVGATTDGDPHPECVVSGDGGQTFNDIWFKYVSPCSGTLTVTTCEQLGGSASYDSDLVVYDWNGSDCATRTFLACNDDDAVNACGSAGGGYHSTIIVNVAAGQNILIRVGGWNSGNSGTGNLKVSNSSFPCGECGNGIIEPGEQCDPPGPNCTQSCEFANGDCNNNGVDDGEDIAIGNSFDCNENGIPDDCESTTGETKTYVGSGAGYPAAIPDNNATGVSRSITVPDSGAITDLNVALQISHTWNGDLIVTLTHNATTVTLMNRPGGTGNNDNGYNIVLDDEGTGGAIQSIALSGDAGPVVSPPSYTPANPLSAFDSHDKSGVWTINISDRAAADTGNLVTWSLIFTNPGSPIPPCDCNGNGVTDSVDIALGNSTDCNSNGVPDDCDIAGGAPDCDGGPTGNPAAGGNLINTFCFGCHGPDGFGVNCGGGSCPGPVLRNKTRTVISKKLLPPTNHPGGAFPGFTAQDFADLEAFLNDTGHPPARPDGIIDTCQTLPDCDEDGIADGCEFGAATATDDNNNGIPDECESVLTGACCNAGSCSIETEVDCVSAGGSYLGDGVGCTPSPCPPVNDNCADAIVIVDGATPYSTVNATTDGPAEPGACVKFGDTQVHRDIWFIYTATCTGDLLISNCNATNYDSKIAVYDGDVCPTTAGAIACRDDVAGCNGNSTSLTVNVIEGNNYLIRVGGWNGAQGSGTLTIACSAYECTDASQCDDQDPCTADSCVNNQCVHEAIDSDQDGTPDCSDGCPNDPEKIAPGNCGCGVPDTAATGDMDGIGGPDGADLQLFVEAILNESTDPADLCPGDFSANGVMDLGDVPGMVNALISIP